From a region of the Sander lucioperca isolate FBNREF2018 chromosome 8, SLUC_FBN_1.2, whole genome shotgun sequence genome:
- the LOC116047068 gene encoding uncharacterized protein LOC116047068 yields the protein MVIMFNRDQAALLSIQLYVMVQVFAEILSDTVEQRNMLVSRGDPVILTCNISTTNATQINWTKDSSFFSHLVLHNKTVSNFTSHKIDINLPSKLNISNVQHDNAGLYRCDIIDKKGTWTIKWNLTVSEPEETSPSWSFLHIGLLTAVTGLLLCVLTSAVCLHRKLRARIPNQNPVQEQFDLQSEGEVGLPQLQGVTDIRGNYKHRSQYTERLNSIYGL from the exons ATGGTCATTATGTTCAACCGGGACCAAGCAGCTCTGCTCTCCATTCAACTATATGTTATGGTTCAGGTTTTCGCAG AGATTCTTTCAGACACAGTTGAGCAAAGGAATATGCTGGTGTCCAGGGGAGACCCCGTCATCCTCACTTGCAACATATCAACGACAAATGCAACGCAAATCAACTGGACCAAAGacagctcttttttttctcatctagTCTTACACAACAAGACTGTTTCAAATTTCACCTCTCACAAAATAGACATAAACTTACCTTCAAAGCTGAATATTTCTAATGTTCAGCATGACAATGCAGGACTCTACAGATGTGATATAATTGACAAAAAAGGTACATGGACTATCAAGTGGAATTTAACGGTGTCTGAACCTGAAG AAACCAGTCCATCGTGGTCTTTTctacacataggcctactcaCAGCTGTAACTGGATTGCTACTATGTGTCTTGACTTCAGCTGTCTGCCTCCACAG AAAACTCAGGGCCAGGATACCAAACCAGAACCCAGTACAGGAGCAGTTTGATCTTCAGTCGGAAGGAGAG GTGGGTCTCCCTCAGCTGCAGGGTGTCACAGACATTAGGGGAAATTACAAGCACAGGAGTCAGTACACGGAGAGGCTCAATTCAATCTACGGTCTCTGA